The Phaeocystidibacter marisrubri genomic interval TGCTTGCCGCATTTGAAATGTAGTAAAAATCAAATCCTATAGGAGAGGGGCAGTAGGGCTATGAGTAAGAATATTCCATTTCCAATCATACCAATCATCAACTGATAATTCATTGTTTCCTTTTTGTACAAGGCCAAGATGGAAGTGACAATACCTGCCACCAGTAGTAGATTGGCTAAGATGTTTATCAGAAATATTTTCTCTGAAAATTCAACAATAGCTTCTTCTGAAAACGCAGAAAAGTTAGCGACCAGATAGTAAAGACTAATTTGGATGATGACTTGGTAAATGAAGATGCGTAAGGACCACTTTCTGTATTCGGAAGTACTCTTCTTATCCACTTCAAGGGTGTTGCTCATTGCACACGTTGTATTAGTTCTGCTGGGCCTTTTTGAACGGCGCCTCCATGATAGCACGCAAATGGGTCTTGGACATCTGCATGGCAACTCCCATTTCGAAAATGAGTCGCAATTCAGAATCGTCAATTTCACCATCAGATGCAGCCACGGACAAGGCGCTTGAAATAACGATCTCTTTGCCGTGTTCATTCAGCATGGGGCCGATTTTAGAAAGGTAGTTGCTCACGCTCAAATTCTCTTCTTGAACCTTCTTGATATGGGCTTCTAGCTGAGCGGGCGTCGCTTCATACTTGCCAATACCATTCAGAATGGTGAGTATCTGTGTTTTTTCATTATCATTAATTACCCCATCTGCCAACATGATCATGATTAGTGAATTGCGAACAGCAATTTCATATTGAGCTTGAACTTGTTCTTCTGACGGATTCAATTGGGCGGTGAGTACGCGTGGGACAAACGTTCCTTTACATTGATTACATTCCACATACTCTCCAACCCGGCTCAAAGGAATGAGTGGTATAAAGTAAAGTGTGAAAAATTGGGTGACTTTTCTGTGGCGGTAAGCCTTTTGTTCGGCGCATTGCGGACAATTAAACTCACCTGTGTTGATGGTTGATTTTACACCACGGGTTCCGAAAATGATCATTGCATCTGTTGTTGAGAACAACGGCCAAGGCCATAGATGCGAGAACATGAGTTATGCGAATGCATCACTTGCCGAGAGAGTTGTTGAGTTTCCTCCTAAAGATAGCGAGATTAGTGAATTCTACAAATCGAAATGAATCAGCACTATAGGCTCTGAAAACTCGCTATCATTTCAGAGATGCCACGCTCTGTTGAGGTCGTTTGAAACGCTGGAAATCGCTTGTGGAATTTCTCCCAAGACATCACATAAGGCTGATCGAATTGATAGCGCATTTCAGCAACTTCTCGAATAGGAGTTGAGAAGAAGGAGAGAAGGGATAGGGCGAATTTTGGGACTTGAGAGAGGGAGTAGTGGGTTCCTAATTGACGGTTGAAAACGTCGAGTACCTGACGATAGGTAATGGGTTCTCCAACCGGTAAATGCCAGACTTCCCCATGACAATCTTCGTGAATGGCTATGTCTACGAGGGCTCTGGCATTGTCGTTTACATTGGCCCAAGTGTGCGGTATGGAGGTGTTTGATAATGCGATAGGGCGCTTCCCAGCGAGCATGTTTTGAAGAAAGGAAACATAGAGCATGCTGTTGGTTGTCCCCGGACCGTAAAAGTCAGCTGACCTTCCAATTACTCCTTGAACTTTTCCACTTTCGATGGCGGAGGTGAGCAATGTAGCCGTTCTCTTGCGAATCGCTCCCTTTTTTGAGCTCGGGTTTTGTGGGGTTTCTTCGCTAAAGTTTAAGGGCAAAGGAGGAGCATACATATAAATGTTATCCAAGAAGATCACCACGGCACGAATGGTAGCACACGCTTCAATGACGTTGCTCATGATGATTTCCCATTCTGCACTCCACACTTTGATGTCGTAGGGCAAACCAATGCACAGATAAACGTGAGAGCTGCCTCGAACGGCTTCTAAAGTGGAAGAAGCAGAGAGTAGGTCCGCATGGGTAGTTTCTACATTGGGAATGCTACTCGATTTAGTCACGGCTCTAGTTGGCAGATTTCGTGCGTGTAATTCGTTTAAAACCGCTCTACCAGAAGCGCCTCGCGCGCCCAATACGGTGTGAAGTTGACTTTCCATAATCATGTTTTTTTACACGTGTAAAATTCGGAAGGTCAAGCCTATATGTACTGAACAAATGTTAAGAAATTTGCTTTCGGAGACGGCTGAGATGCTGCGGTGTGATGCCCAGAAAAGAGGCCGTGTACTGCAGGGGGACGTTTAAAATGATATCCGGATTTTCACGAATCATGGTCTCGTAACGTTTCTGTGCCGATTGGTTCCTCATCATCGATAATCTTCGTTCCATCATGATGTAGATATTCTCCACGAGAACTCGACGCCAGATATGTAATTGAGGGATGTCTTCACAAAGTTGATCCATTGCATCTCTTTCAATAATCAACAGTTTTGTATTCTCTAAGGCCACGAAGTTATCCTTGCTCGGAGCTCTGGTTAGCATGCTCGTAAGTGAAGAAGTAAACTCGTGCTTTCCGGCGAAGTGGCAGGTGGTTTCATCTCCCGACTCATCGCTGTAATACACGCGAATTTGGCCGTGTTCAACAAAGGCAATGCGGTTACACACTTCCCCAGATTGAATGAAGTAATCTCCCTTCTTGAGTAGATGTGGATGGAAAGCAGCTTCAATCTTGGACTGCTCTTCTGGCGCAAGATCAACTACGGCTGTAATACTTTCTATCAACTGGCTCATAATAATGCGTTTCTACCGTCAAAGTTCGGTATTATTTGACGGATCAATTCATTTTGTGGTTGAACGGATGTTAATGAGATAAAACCCTAGGAGTAGCTCCCATGAAGGAGTATGAAATAGATCCTATAGGGTCCTCTTTTACCTGTCTAGCTAAAGAAGAGCTGTCCCGCAATTCAAATTGCTGTTCGTTTATGTAACCTTCAAAACCTTTGGT includes:
- a CDS encoding Crp/Fnr family transcriptional regulator, producing the protein MSQLIESITAVVDLAPEEQSKIEAAFHPHLLKKGDYFIQSGEVCNRIAFVEHGQIRVYYSDESGDETTCHFAGKHEFTSSLTSMLTRAPSKDNFVALENTKLLIIERDAMDQLCEDIPQLHIWRRVLVENIYIMMERRLSMMRNQSAQKRYETMIRENPDIILNVPLQYTASFLGITPQHLSRLRKQIS
- a CDS encoding NAD-dependent epimerase/dehydratase family protein — translated: MESQLHTVLGARGASGRAVLNELHARNLPTRAVTKSSSIPNVETTHADLLSASSTLEAVRGSSHVYLCIGLPYDIKVWSAEWEIIMSNVIEACATIRAVVIFLDNIYMYAPPLPLNFSEETPQNPSSKKGAIRKRTATLLTSAIESGKVQGVIGRSADFYGPGTTNSMLYVSFLQNMLAGKRPIALSNTSIPHTWANVNDNARALVDIAIHEDCHGEVWHLPVGEPITYRQVLDVFNRQLGTHYSLSQVPKFALSLLSFFSTPIREVAEMRYQFDQPYVMSWEKFHKRFPAFQTTSTERGISEMIASFQSL
- a CDS encoding TerB family tellurite resistance protein — translated: MIIFGTRGVKSTINTGEFNCPQCAEQKAYRHRKVTQFFTLYFIPLIPLSRVGEYVECNQCKGTFVPRVLTAQLNPSEEQVQAQYEIAVRNSLIMIMLADGVINDNEKTQILTILNGIGKYEATPAQLEAHIKKVQEENLSVSNYLSKIGPMLNEHGKEIVISSALSVAASDGEIDDSELRLIFEMGVAMQMSKTHLRAIMEAPFKKAQQN